A genomic segment from Necator americanus strain Aroian chromosome III, whole genome shotgun sequence encodes:
- a CDS encoding hypothetical protein (NECATOR_CHRIII.G10696.T2), with protein sequence MTLRRKITLGCAVFIGSIAVIIGTLALTFIDGVINNNVLKRDYLGFEEVNGSRRLNSMTMSWLRPAYYMEQQIWMFHLENEQEVLRGRKPRVREIGPFTFIEKQWKSYHEFAQNDTKIFYRNNHLYTFNESLSCSTCSLDRRVVIPNVVFQKLVDFASYGYIEKLVIEGILKATNEAPFVNVTVREALFDGYHDKLIDAVCQKKGLEMLCRLVKIPQLIGFFYGQNNTDDGLFEVSTGLNAPWNIGAVHTFNNMSALPDFVWDSKDACEIRGTDGQLFSPLLKEGGEIEVFAGPICRTVTMEFRERSEFRGIAAFRYGFPANIYDPSVPVNRGFCNKNNTPVYFNSTVQIPGCLPKGLLDISRCLPGTPRIYISQPHFLNAPFEVQSTVEGMRSPDVEKDDTFVEIEPTSGVPIHARRMVQINVGMLKGNLEKLSAMNNLTYPVLWLNETVRFDDETREQLNTLVFVKHMVYVVGVSFLTAGLLVFFGTLVTIVVFIVLRTREEDEHTLLQDESVEEEVDPVTSSGNPSPSPSAPKTINIINCYSPTSAADDSELDEFYEKLEELIHNEKSFY encoded by the exons ATGACACTCCGTCGGAAGATAACTTTGGGATGTGCAGTGTTCATCGGTTCAATTGCCGTAATCATTGGAACACTTGCTCTAACGTTCATAGATGGAGTGATCAACAACAATGTGCTTAAG AGAGATTACTTGGGATTTGAGGAGGTGAACGGCTCCAGACGCCTTAACTCAATGACTATGTCATGGCTTCGTCCTGCATATTATATGGAGCAACAAATTTGGATGTTCCATCTAGAGAATGAACAAGAGGTTCTCCGAGGGAGGAAACCAAGGGTCAGAGAAATAGGACCATTCACTTTCAT CGAAAAGCAGTGGAAGTCATATCATGAATTCGCGCAAAATGACACGAAGATTTTTTATCGGAACAATCATCTTTATACATTCAATGAATCACTGTCGTGTTCAACGTGCTCTTTGGATCGTAGAGTGGTTATACCAAACGTTGTTTTCCAG AAATTAGTGGATTTCGCGTCGTATGGTTACATCGAAAAGCTTGTAATTGAAGGTATTCTGAAGGCAACGAACGAAGCTCCTTTCGTAAAC GTCACTGTGCGTGAAGCACTGTTTGATGGATACCACGACAAATTAATCGACGCTGTTTGTCAAAAAAAGGGGCTGGAAATGCTGTGCAGGCTCGTAAAGATTCCACAGCTCATTGGATTCTTCTATGGG CAGAACAATACCGATGATGGTCTCTTTGAAGTTTCTACTGGTCTCAATGCTCCGTGGAATATAGGCGCG GTACATACATTCAACAACATGTCAGCGCTTCCGGACTTTGTCTGGGATTCGAAGGATGCTTGCGAAATTCGAGGAACGGACGGCCAATTGTTCTCTCCTCTACTTAAAGAGGGTGGGGAAATTGAAGTATTTGCTGGGCCGATTTGCAg GACAGTGACCATGGAATTCCGCGAGCGATCTGAGTTTCGGGGTATTGCAGCCTTCCGCTATGGTTTTCCGGCTAATATCTACGATCCTAGTGTCCCTGTGAATCGTGGTTTTTGCAACAAGAACAACACCCCAGTTTATTTCAATTCCACCGTGCAGATAC CTGGTTGTCTACCTAAAGGACTACTTGATATCAGTCGCTGCTTACCTGGAACTCCACGAATTTACATTTCACAGCCTCATTTTCTTAATGCTCCTTTTGAG GTTCAATCTACCGTAGAAGGCATGCGTTCACCAGATGTCGAGAAAGACGACACTTTCGTAGAAATTGAACCTACCAGTGGTGTACCAATTCACGCGCGAAGAATGGTGCAGATTAACGTGGGGATGTTGAAGGGAAATCTTGA AAAACTCTCAGCTATGAATAATTTAACGTATCCGGTGCTCTGGCTCAATGAAACTGTTCGATTCGACGATGAAACCAGAGAGCAACTTAATACTCTCGTTTTcgtcaa ACACATGGTCTATGTAGTTGGAGTGTCGTTTCTGACAGCTGGTTTGTTGGTTTTCTTCGGAACATTGGTTACGATTGTCGTATTCATCGTATTAAGG ACTCGAGAAGAAGACGAGCACACATTGTTACAAGATGAATCCGTAGAGGAAGAAGTCG
- a CDS encoding hypothetical protein (NECATOR_CHRIII.G10696.T1) produces the protein MTLRRKITLGCAVFIGSIAVIIGTLALTFIDGVINNNVLKRDYLGFEEVNGSRRLNSMTMSWLRPAYYMEQQIWMFHLENEQEVLRGRKPRVREIGPFTFIEKQWKSYHEFAQNDTKIFYRNNHLYTFNESLSCSTCSLDRRVVIPNVVFQKLVDFASYGYIEKLVIEGILKATNEAPFVNVTVREALFDGYHDKLIDAVCQKKGLEMLCRLVKIPQLIGFFYGQNNTDDGLFEVSTGLNAPWNIGAVHTFNNMSALPDFVWDSKDACEIRGTDGQLFSPLLKEGGEIEVFAGPICRTVTMEFRERSEFRGIAAFRYGFPANIYDPSVPVNRGFCNKNNTPVYFNSTVQIPGCLPKGLLDISRCLPGTPRIYISQPHFLNAPFEVQSTVEGMRSPDVEKDDTFVEIEPTSGVPIHARRMVQINVGMLKGNLEKLSAMNNLTYPVLWLNETVRFDDETREQLNTLVFVKHMVYVVGVSFLTAGLLVFFGTLVTIVVFIVLRTREEDEHTLLQDESVEEEVGDI, from the exons ATGACACTCCGTCGGAAGATAACTTTGGGATGTGCAGTGTTCATCGGTTCAATTGCCGTAATCATTGGAACACTTGCTCTAACGTTCATAGATGGAGTGATCAACAACAATGTGCTTAAG AGAGATTACTTGGGATTTGAGGAGGTGAACGGCTCCAGACGCCTTAACTCAATGACTATGTCATGGCTTCGTCCTGCATATTATATGGAGCAACAAATTTGGATGTTCCATCTAGAGAATGAACAAGAGGTTCTCCGAGGGAGGAAACCAAGGGTCAGAGAAATAGGACCATTCACTTTCAT CGAAAAGCAGTGGAAGTCATATCATGAATTCGCGCAAAATGACACGAAGATTTTTTATCGGAACAATCATCTTTATACATTCAATGAATCACTGTCGTGTTCAACGTGCTCTTTGGATCGTAGAGTGGTTATACCAAACGTTGTTTTCCAG AAATTAGTGGATTTCGCGTCGTATGGTTACATCGAAAAGCTTGTAATTGAAGGTATTCTGAAGGCAACGAACGAAGCTCCTTTCGTAAAC GTCACTGTGCGTGAAGCACTGTTTGATGGATACCACGACAAATTAATCGACGCTGTTTGTCAAAAAAAGGGGCTGGAAATGCTGTGCAGGCTCGTAAAGATTCCACAGCTCATTGGATTCTTCTATGGG CAGAACAATACCGATGATGGTCTCTTTGAAGTTTCTACTGGTCTCAATGCTCCGTGGAATATAGGCGCG GTACATACATTCAACAACATGTCAGCGCTTCCGGACTTTGTCTGGGATTCGAAGGATGCTTGCGAAATTCGAGGAACGGACGGCCAATTGTTCTCTCCTCTACTTAAAGAGGGTGGGGAAATTGAAGTATTTGCTGGGCCGATTTGCAg GACAGTGACCATGGAATTCCGCGAGCGATCTGAGTTTCGGGGTATTGCAGCCTTCCGCTATGGTTTTCCGGCTAATATCTACGATCCTAGTGTCCCTGTGAATCGTGGTTTTTGCAACAAGAACAACACCCCAGTTTATTTCAATTCCACCGTGCAGATAC CTGGTTGTCTACCTAAAGGACTACTTGATATCAGTCGCTGCTTACCTGGAACTCCACGAATTTACATTTCACAGCCTCATTTTCTTAATGCTCCTTTTGAG GTTCAATCTACCGTAGAAGGCATGCGTTCACCAGATGTCGAGAAAGACGACACTTTCGTAGAAATTGAACCTACCAGTGGTGTACCAATTCACGCGCGAAGAATGGTGCAGATTAACGTGGGGATGTTGAAGGGAAATCTTGA AAAACTCTCAGCTATGAATAATTTAACGTATCCGGTGCTCTGGCTCAATGAAACTGTTCGATTCGACGATGAAACCAGAGAGCAACTTAATACTCTCGTTTTcgtcaa ACACATGGTCTATGTAGTTGGAGTGTCGTTTCTGACAGCTGGTTTGTTGGTTTTCTTCGGAACATTGGTTACGATTGTCGTATTCATCGTATTAAGG ACTCGAGAAGAAGACGAGCACACATTGTTACAAGATGAATCCGTAGAGGAAGAAGTCGGTGATATCTAA